The Anopheles coluzzii chromosome 2, AcolN3, whole genome shotgun sequence genome window below encodes:
- the LOC120950425 gene encoding uncharacterized protein LOC120950425, with protein sequence MLPLSQVFARSVWCVVGMAFVTLGALDVREGSSCTQLDFDEATVSSLRKCEYMQEFVAKRYDESDHFEPYRTDAVYYLSHRWQGLTCGETVNTYAFNAETELRMAYNLVFDSGAMLEVRVYDEEHTDPDNKPTLVEYWSTKVSTDGWGYFREKLNKTVKQARIQIEANINAGSDLAIEYLTIFNYEVETEECSTIDEFSTTTGVPPSTTSTVTMPATTTTQQPDTTSPVQTTTSAALSTDDVEAATTTTTEVSEELTTSSLEQTTTTTVATTTTTTVEPTTTTTNNPRDDSSLQPTTSTTEQHNSNSPTTSSAQTTGGTTTTTFFATTQNPPASYETISPKQWLWITLTALFAVLFVLAASAALYLCFMNQHLERISNRLLDEMGRHPYKK encoded by the exons ATGCTGCCGCTCAGCCAAGTGTTTGCGCGTTCCGTGTGGTGTGTCGTTGGGATGGCGTTCGTTACGCTCGGTGCGCTAGACGTGCGCGAGGGCTCCTCCTGCACGCAGCTGGACTTTGATGAGGCAACAGTGTCCTCACTGCGCAAGTGTGAATACATGCAGGAGTTTGTTGCGAAGCGGTACGACGAGTCGGACCATTTCGAACCGTACCGGACGGACGCGGTGTACTATCTGTCCCATCGCTGGCAGGGACTAACGTGCGGGGAAACTGTGAATACGTACGCGTTTAATGCCGAAACGGAGCTGCGCATGGCTTACAATCTTGTGTTTGACAGTGGCGCCATGCTCGAGGTGCGTGTGTATGACGAGGAGCATACGGATCCAGACAACAAGCCGACGCTGGTGGAGTACTGGAGCACTAAGGTTTCGACCGATGGATGGGGATACTTTCGCGAGAAGCTTAACAAAACGGTGAAACAAGCTCGG ATTCAAATTGAAGCCAACATCAACGCCGGAAGCGACTTGGCCATTGAGTATCTGACCATATTTAACTACGAGGTAGAAACGGAAGAGTGTAGTACGATTGATGAGTTCTCAACGACAACTGGCGTGCCGCCGTCAACTACAAGCACGGTGACAATGCCAGCGACAACAACCACTCAACAACCTGACACAACTTCCCCGGTCCAGACAACGACGTCCGCTGCGTTATCAACTGATGACGTCGAAGCAGCAACCACAACTACAACGGAAGTCAGCGAAGAGCTGACGACAAGCTCGTtagaacaaacaacaacaacgactgttgctactactactaccaccacagttgaaccaacaacaaccaccaccaataATCCTCGTGATGACAGCTCCTTGCAACcgaccaccagcaccactgaacaacacaacagcaactCACCAACAACTTCCAGCGCACAGACGACGGGCggcacaacgacgacgacgtttTTCGCCACTACACAGAACCCTCCTGCTAGCTACGAAACAATCAGCCCGAAACAGTGGCTCTGGATTACGTTGACAGCACTGTTTGCGGTGCTGTTCGTGCTGGCTGCCAGTGCTGCCCTCTATCTGTGCTTCATGAACCAACACCTGGAGCGGATCAGCAACCGCCTGCTAGATGAAATGGGTCGCCATCCTTACAAGAAGTGA
- the LOC120950427 gene encoding uncharacterized protein LOC120950427: MAEGTYEYECMRAELLGLAHPSREEFEEKQKLRQETEVEEQLTEQLKDVDLQGESLQGTSGKMDELTNILTATQQKINKFKVACGSLTSLLKLRPSTPSSEPAAGAAEGKSINDALDTLDTMKDLNAASDATVAKAAAQDIGTKVTSQLDKLDSLLHKADNATYSMKHQTDQMKKIAK; this comes from the exons ATGGCAGAAGGCACGTACGAGTATGAGTGTATGCGAGCGGAACTGCTCGGGCTGGCCCATCCCAGTCGGGAGGAGTTCGAGGAGAAGCAAAAGCTGCGCCAGGAGACGGAAGTGGAGGAGCAGCTCACCGAGCAGTTGAAg GATGTGGACTTGCAGGGCGAGTCGCTGCAGGGCACGTCGGGCAAGATGGACGAGCTGACGAACATACTGACCGCGACGCAGCAAAAGATCAACAAGTTTAAGGTGGCGTGCGGCAGTTTGACCAGCCTGCTGAAGCTGCGCCCGTCCACGCCCAGCAGCGAACCGGCCGCCGGTGCAGCGGAAGGAAAGTCCATCAACGACGCGCTGGACACGCTGGACACGATGAAGGATCTGAACGCAGCCTCGGACGCTACGGTGGCCAAAGCGGCAGCACAGGACATCGGCACCAAGGTGACGTCCCAGCTGGACAAGCTGGACTCGTTGCTGCACAAAGCCGACAATGCGACGTACTCCATGAAGCATCAAACGGATCAGATGAAGAAGATTGCCAAGTAA